A single region of the Streptomyces sp. NBC_00236 genome encodes:
- a CDS encoding lipid-transfer protein translates to MKAYIVGVGMTKFEKPETRDWQYWDMVKEAGTAALADGSVAYEDIEQAVVGYCFQASTAGQRAVYELGLTGIPVYNVNNNCATGSTALMMARQFVEGGGSDCVLALGFEKMARGSLGGGGSDGGAGDFKTSPVARHYGIMAAAHGFEMTPPTAQIFGNAAREHMERYGTTEAQLAAVAAKNHRHSAGNSYAQFQDPYTVDEVLAAKPIHRPLTRLQCSPTSDGAAAAVVVSERFVERHGLGDRAVEIAAQAMTTDTEASFASGTCIDAVGLPMSREAARQVYETAGIGADDLDVIELHDCFSINELLTYEALGLCAEGESGALVESGATTHGGRWVVNPSGGLISKGHPLGATGIAQAAELTWQLRGEAGPRQVPDARTGLAHNIGLGGAAVVTLLRH, encoded by the coding sequence ATGAAGGCCTACATCGTCGGCGTCGGCATGACGAAGTTCGAGAAGCCCGAGACCCGCGACTGGCAGTACTGGGACATGGTCAAGGAGGCCGGGACCGCGGCGCTCGCCGACGGATCGGTCGCGTACGAGGACATCGAGCAGGCAGTCGTCGGCTACTGCTTCCAGGCCTCCACCGCCGGGCAGCGCGCCGTCTACGAACTCGGCCTGACCGGCATACCGGTCTACAACGTCAACAACAACTGCGCCACCGGGTCCACCGCCCTGATGATGGCCCGCCAGTTCGTCGAGGGCGGCGGCAGCGACTGCGTCCTGGCGCTCGGCTTCGAGAAGATGGCGCGCGGATCGCTCGGCGGCGGCGGATCCGACGGTGGCGCGGGCGACTTCAAGACATCCCCGGTCGCCCGGCACTACGGCATCATGGCGGCCGCCCACGGCTTCGAGATGACCCCGCCCACCGCGCAGATCTTCGGCAACGCGGCCCGGGAACACATGGAGCGGTACGGCACCACGGAGGCCCAGCTCGCCGCGGTCGCCGCCAAGAACCACCGCCACTCGGCCGGCAATTCGTACGCCCAGTTCCAGGACCCCTACACGGTCGACGAAGTGCTGGCCGCCAAGCCCATCCACCGCCCCCTCACCCGGCTCCAGTGCTCCCCGACCTCCGACGGGGCCGCGGCGGCCGTCGTCGTCTCCGAACGCTTCGTCGAGCGGCACGGCCTCGGCGACCGGGCCGTCGAGATCGCCGCCCAGGCCATGACGACCGACACCGAGGCCTCCTTCGCCTCCGGGACCTGCATCGACGCGGTCGGCCTTCCCATGTCGCGGGAGGCGGCACGGCAGGTGTACGAGACCGCCGGCATCGGCGCCGACGACCTCGACGTCATCGAGCTCCACGACTGCTTCTCCATCAACGAACTCCTCACCTACGAGGCGCTCGGGCTGTGCGCCGAGGGCGAGTCGGGGGCGCTCGTCGAGTCCGGCGCCACCACCCACGGCGGCCGCTGGGTGGTCAACCCGTCAGGCGGCCTGATCTCCAAGGGGCATCCGCTCGGCGCCACCGGAATCGCCCAGGCCGCCGAACTCACCTGGCAGCTCAGGGGCGAGGCCGGCCCCCGCCAGGTGCCGGACGCCAGGACCGGGCTCGCCCACAACATCGGGCTCGGCGGGGCGGCGGTGGTGACCCTGCTGCGGCACTGA
- a CDS encoding 3-oxoacyl-ACP reductase, with translation MSLPLDGLSAIVTGAGRGLGRAEALELARLGAAVVVNDYGQPGRDGSGEASAAPAEEVAEEIRAAGGRAVAHLGDVSDHEQARELVELAVSTYGRLDILVNNAGILRDRMIFSMTEDEWDSVMRVHLKGHFNTTHFAAAHWRSRSKEAGGPVYGRIVNTSSEAFLAGSAGQPNYAAAKGGIVGLTTSTALALAKYGVTANAICPRARTRMTEDVFAGFQEPQDGRLDALAPEHVSPLVGYLASPAAAKVNGQLLVVHGGMVAIVERPRVAAKFDSSKETFSFDELDELISPYYEDRPPNETFAAAEVLGLKRG, from the coding sequence ATGTCACTTCCCCTGGACGGACTGTCCGCGATCGTCACCGGCGCAGGCCGAGGCCTGGGACGGGCCGAAGCGCTGGAACTGGCGCGGCTCGGCGCGGCCGTCGTCGTCAACGACTACGGGCAGCCCGGCCGCGACGGTTCGGGCGAGGCGTCCGCCGCACCCGCCGAGGAGGTCGCCGAGGAGATCCGCGCGGCCGGCGGCCGGGCGGTCGCCCACCTCGGCGACGTCTCCGACCACGAGCAGGCCCGTGAGCTCGTCGAGCTGGCCGTCAGCACGTACGGCAGACTCGACATCCTGGTCAACAACGCGGGCATCCTGCGCGACCGGATGATCTTCTCGATGACCGAGGACGAGTGGGACTCGGTCATGCGGGTGCACCTCAAGGGCCACTTCAACACCACGCACTTCGCCGCCGCCCACTGGCGGTCGAGGTCCAAGGAGGCCGGTGGCCCGGTCTACGGCCGGATCGTCAACACCTCGTCGGAGGCCTTCCTGGCCGGCTCGGCGGGCCAGCCCAACTACGCGGCGGCCAAGGGCGGCATCGTCGGGCTGACCACCTCCACCGCGCTGGCACTGGCCAAGTACGGCGTCACCGCCAACGCCATCTGCCCGCGCGCCCGGACCCGGATGACCGAGGACGTCTTCGCGGGCTTCCAGGAACCGCAGGACGGACGGCTCGACGCGCTCGCACCCGAGCACGTCTCGCCGCTCGTCGGCTATCTGGCCTCCCCGGCGGCCGCCAAGGTCAACGGGCAACTGCTCGTCGTGCACGGCGGAATGGTCGCGATCGTCGAACGGCCCAGGGTGGCGGCGAAGTTCGACTCGTCGAAGGAGACGTTCTCCTTCGACGAACTGGACGAGCTGATCTCCCCGTACTACGAGGACCGGCCGCCGAACGAGACGTTCGCGGCGGCGGAGGTGCTGGGGCTCAAGCGCGGCTGA
- a CDS encoding response regulator transcription factor — translation MPQDHRPTKSVRVLLAEDQGMMRGALALLLGLEPDIEVVAQVGAGDEIVAAALTSRPDVALLDIELPGRSGLDAAADLREEVPDCRVLILTTFGRPGYLRRAMEAGAAGFLVKDGPVEELASAIRRVLTGETVIDPALAAAALSAGPSPLTARERDALVASVDGATVADIAVKLHLSESTVRNYLSAAIGKTGTRNRMEAVRAARQQGWL, via the coding sequence ATGCCGCAGGATCACCGGCCGACCAAGTCCGTACGGGTACTGCTCGCCGAGGACCAGGGCATGATGCGCGGCGCGCTCGCCCTGCTGCTCGGGCTGGAGCCCGACATCGAGGTGGTCGCCCAGGTGGGCGCGGGCGACGAGATCGTGGCCGCCGCGCTGACGTCGCGGCCCGATGTGGCGCTCCTCGACATCGAGCTCCCGGGCCGCAGCGGGCTGGACGCGGCCGCCGATCTGCGGGAGGAGGTGCCGGACTGCCGGGTGCTGATCCTCACCACCTTCGGCCGGCCCGGCTATCTGCGGCGCGCGATGGAGGCCGGGGCGGCCGGGTTCCTGGTGAAGGACGGCCCGGTCGAGGAGCTCGCGTCGGCGATCCGCCGGGTGCTGACCGGGGAGACCGTCATCGACCCGGCCCTGGCCGCCGCCGCGCTGAGCGCGGGACCGAGCCCGCTGACCGCGCGGGAGCGGGACGCGCTGGTCGCCTCGGTGGACGGGGCGACGGTCGCGGACATCGCGGTGAAGCTGCATCTGTCGGAGTCCACCGTCCGCAACTACCTGTCGGCGGCGATCGGGAAGACGGGCACACGCAACCGGATGGAGGCGGTCCGGGCGGCCCGGCAGCAGGGGTGGCTCTAA
- a CDS encoding MFS transporter: MTFMVDVSTPTRRGSGTRTRTWAVVLAACTGQFLVVLDVSVVNVALPSMRADLGLSTAGLQWVLNAYSIAFAGFMLLGGRAADLYGRKRMFLVGLGLFTAASLAGGLAQEGWQLLAARAAQGLGAAVLAPATLTLLTAAVPEGPARSRAIGTWMAVGAGGGAAGGLIGGVLTDTLSWRWVLLINVPVGVLVLVGAALWLAEGRAGERSRIDFPGALLVTAGLASAAYGIVQTEESGWTAAATLVPLLGGLALLALFVLVESRTAKPLMPLRVLAARAVASANVAMLVIGSATFSMWYFMTVYAQNVLGYSALEAGLALMPTSVAIVVGSKCAPRLMARTGAKNLALIGTAMAAAGFGWQSTMTADGSYLTAVCLPGVLMMAGTGLAATPLATLATSGAAPGEAGLVSGLVNTSRTMGGALGLAVLSTVAAARTDGSTDPVELTAGYALAFRTAGGVLLGGLLLMVLWLPRHGSAKR; this comes from the coding sequence ATGACGTTCATGGTTGACGTCTCGACGCCCACACGCCGTGGCAGCGGTACCCGGACCCGTACGTGGGCGGTCGTGCTCGCCGCCTGCACGGGGCAGTTCCTCGTCGTGCTCGACGTGTCCGTCGTCAACGTGGCCCTCCCGTCCATGCGCGCCGATCTGGGGCTGAGCACCGCGGGCCTGCAGTGGGTGCTCAACGCGTACTCGATCGCCTTCGCCGGGTTCATGCTGCTCGGCGGCCGGGCCGCCGACCTCTACGGCCGCAAGCGGATGTTCCTCGTCGGCCTCGGCCTGTTCACCGCGGCCTCCCTCGCCGGCGGACTCGCCCAGGAGGGCTGGCAATTGCTCGCCGCCCGGGCGGCCCAGGGGCTCGGCGCGGCCGTGCTGGCCCCCGCGACCCTCACCCTGCTCACCGCCGCCGTCCCCGAAGGACCCGCCAGAAGCAGGGCCATCGGCACCTGGATGGCCGTCGGCGCGGGCGGCGGTGCGGCCGGCGGACTGATCGGCGGGGTGCTCACGGACACCCTGTCCTGGCGGTGGGTCCTGCTCATCAACGTGCCCGTCGGGGTGCTCGTCCTGGTCGGCGCGGCCCTGTGGCTCGCCGAGGGCCGGGCCGGCGAGCGCAGCCGGATCGACTTCCCGGGCGCACTGCTGGTCACGGCGGGCCTGGCCTCGGCCGCGTACGGAATCGTGCAGACCGAGGAGTCGGGCTGGACGGCCGCGGCGACCCTGGTGCCGCTGCTCGGCGGACTCGCGCTGCTCGCGCTGTTCGTCCTGGTGGAGTCCCGGACGGCGAAGCCGCTGATGCCCCTGAGGGTGCTGGCGGCCCGGGCGGTGGCGTCGGCGAACGTGGCGATGCTCGTGATCGGCTCGGCCACGTTCTCCATGTGGTACTTCATGACGGTGTACGCACAGAACGTGCTGGGCTACTCCGCTCTGGAGGCCGGACTCGCCCTGATGCCCACCTCGGTGGCGATCGTGGTCGGCTCCAAGTGCGCACCGCGGCTGATGGCGCGCACCGGCGCGAAGAACCTGGCCCTGATCGGCACGGCGATGGCCGCAGCGGGCTTCGGATGGCAGTCGACGATGACGGCCGACGGCTCGTACCTCACCGCGGTCTGTCTGCCCGGCGTCCTGATGATGGCCGGCACGGGACTCGCGGCCACCCCGCTCGCCACCCTCGCCACCTCGGGCGCGGCCCCCGGCGAAGCGGGCCTGGTCTCCGGCCTCGTCAACACCTCCCGCACGATGGGCGGCGCCCTCGGCCTGGCCGTGCTCTCCACGGTCGCCGCGGCCCGCACGGACGGCTCCACGGACCCGGTGGAGCTCACGGCCGGTTATGCGCTGGCGTTCCGGACGGCGGGCGGGGTGCTGCTCGGCGGGCTGCTGCTGATGGTCCTCTGGCTGCCGCGCCACGGGTCGGCGAAGCGCTGA
- a CDS encoding ABC transporter permease: MYRYIVLETRRTLRDGTFLIFGTGMPVLMYLIFTNIGGGDGVDGWKTASMVGMAAYGALGSAMSIGTGVASDKSLGWLQQLRITPLSPTHAVVGRAISGSVTVLPTILTVLLAGGLVNGVRLAAWQWAALVLLLWIGALPFTLLGLGNGFRLTPQGTGVVNVACLMGFGVVGGLWFPLELLPEWLRSVGRFTPANRFADLGWAATDGRAPGATTVGVLAGWLLLFGTYAVISYRRSARTV; encoded by the coding sequence ATGTACCGCTACATCGTGCTCGAGACCCGCCGCACCCTGCGCGACGGCACGTTCCTGATCTTCGGCACCGGAATGCCCGTGCTGATGTACCTGATCTTCACGAACATCGGCGGCGGTGACGGGGTCGACGGCTGGAAGACCGCCTCGATGGTAGGCATGGCCGCGTACGGAGCACTCGGCTCCGCCATGTCGATCGGTACGGGTGTCGCCTCCGACAAGTCCCTGGGCTGGCTCCAGCAGCTGCGGATCACCCCGCTCTCCCCCACGCACGCGGTCGTCGGCCGGGCGATCAGCGGTTCGGTGACCGTGCTGCCGACGATCCTGACGGTGCTGCTGGCCGGCGGCCTGGTGAACGGCGTACGGCTGGCCGCCTGGCAGTGGGCCGCCCTCGTCCTGCTGCTGTGGATCGGCGCCCTGCCCTTCACCCTGCTCGGCCTGGGCAACGGCTTCCGTCTCACCCCCCAGGGCACCGGGGTCGTCAACGTCGCGTGCCTGATGGGCTTCGGTGTCGTCGGCGGGCTGTGGTTCCCGCTGGAACTCCTTCCGGAGTGGCTGCGCTCCGTCGGCAGGTTCACGCCCGCCAACCGGTTCGCCGACCTGGGCTGGGCGGCCACGGACGGCCGTGCGCCCGGGGCCACGACGGTCGGCGTACTCGCGGGGTGGCTCCTCCTGTTCGGCACGTACGCCGTGATCTCGTACCGTCGGTCCGCGAGGACCGTGTGA
- a CDS encoding ABC transporter ATP-binding protein has translation MVLTGAVKTFGRAGQRVRAVDGIGLTVERGETVALLGRNGAGKSTAISLLLGLNEPDAGTVRVLGRTPEQAVRAGLVGAMLQDGRPIQRVTVRELITFVAATYPKPLPVAEALALAGVAEYANRRIDKLSGGQIQRVRFAVALAGNPELIVLDEPTAALDVEGRHAFWESMRAYARRGNTVLFSTHYLEEADENADRIVVVDRGRIVADGSGEAVKAAAGHSQVSFDLAGRSTEGLELLPGVVTVEVTGDRAVLHTDDSDATVVELARLGLVRGLQVSLATLEAAFLSLTAPAAGAPRSAKETV, from the coding sequence GTGGTCCTCACCGGGGCGGTGAAGACCTTCGGCAGGGCCGGACAGCGGGTGCGGGCGGTGGACGGGATCGGGCTGACCGTCGAGCGGGGCGAGACCGTCGCCCTGCTCGGGCGCAACGGCGCGGGAAAGTCCACCGCGATCAGCCTGCTGCTCGGGCTGAACGAGCCGGACGCCGGCACGGTGCGGGTCCTGGGCCGCACCCCCGAACAGGCGGTACGGGCGGGCCTGGTCGGCGCGATGCTCCAGGACGGGCGGCCCATCCAGCGGGTCACCGTCCGCGAGCTCATCACGTTCGTCGCCGCCACCTACCCGAAGCCGCTGCCGGTCGCCGAGGCGCTGGCCCTGGCGGGCGTGGCGGAGTACGCGAACCGGCGGATCGACAAGCTGTCCGGCGGCCAGATCCAGCGGGTCCGGTTCGCCGTCGCGCTGGCCGGGAATCCGGAGCTGATCGTGCTGGACGAGCCGACCGCCGCCCTGGACGTGGAGGGGCGGCACGCGTTCTGGGAGTCCATGCGCGCCTATGCCCGGCGCGGCAACACCGTGCTCTTCTCCACCCACTACCTGGAGGAGGCCGACGAGAACGCCGACCGGATCGTCGTCGTCGACCGTGGCCGGATCGTCGCGGACGGCAGCGGTGAGGCCGTCAAGGCCGCGGCCGGCCACAGCCAGGTCTCCTTCGATCTCGCGGGCCGCTCCACCGAGGGCCTGGAACTGCTGCCCGGTGTCGTGACGGTCGAGGTGACCGGCGACCGGGCGGTGCTGCACACGGACGACTCGGACGCCACCGTGGTGGAACTGGCCCGGCTCGGCCTGGTCCGCGGCCTCCAGGTGTCCCTGGCGACGCTGGAGGCGGCCTTCCTCTCCCTCACCGCGCCGGCCGCCGGCGCCCCCCGGTCCGCGAAGGAGACCGTCTGA
- a CDS encoding Zn-dependent alcohol dehydrogenase produces the protein MRAAVLHEIGQDKLEVLDDVEAVGFGPGKVKLRVRATGLCHSDISAMSGVLPQPAPFIPGHEGAGEVIDVGDGVAGLGVGDRVLVCWLPACGSCPSCKRGQTHLCLAGFMNAGTPNFKRPGGDVFGFAGTGTFTEEVVVGAGCAVPIPDDVPFEIAALIGCGVTTGLGAAINTAQVEAGSSVAVMGCGGVGISTIQGARVQGAAQIVAVDPVASRREAALRFGATEAVSPDEFADAKQRITAGEGFDYVFEVVGKSATARTAYEQTRRGGTLCIVGAGAMDDNFQVNMFELFFDEKRILPSMYGGGDVLRSYERAIALWRAGRIDLESMITHRVRLDGINDALDQMRTGESLRTCIEL, from the coding sequence ATGCGCGCAGCCGTACTGCACGAGATCGGCCAGGACAAACTCGAAGTACTCGACGACGTCGAGGCGGTGGGCTTCGGCCCCGGCAAGGTGAAGCTGCGGGTCCGGGCCACCGGGCTGTGCCACTCCGACATCTCCGCGATGAGCGGGGTGCTGCCGCAGCCCGCCCCCTTCATCCCCGGCCACGAGGGCGCCGGTGAGGTCATCGACGTCGGTGACGGGGTGGCCGGGCTGGGCGTGGGGGACCGGGTGCTGGTCTGCTGGCTGCCGGCCTGCGGCAGCTGTCCGTCCTGCAAACGCGGCCAGACGCACCTCTGTCTCGCCGGGTTCATGAACGCGGGCACGCCCAACTTCAAGCGCCCGGGCGGAGACGTCTTCGGTTTCGCCGGCACCGGAACCTTCACGGAGGAGGTCGTCGTCGGCGCGGGCTGCGCGGTGCCGATCCCCGACGACGTGCCGTTCGAGATCGCCGCGCTGATCGGCTGCGGGGTCACCACCGGCCTCGGCGCCGCCATCAACACCGCCCAGGTGGAGGCCGGTTCGTCGGTCGCCGTGATGGGCTGCGGCGGTGTCGGCATCTCCACCATCCAGGGGGCCAGGGTGCAGGGCGCCGCCCAGATCGTCGCCGTGGACCCGGTGGCCTCCCGGCGCGAGGCGGCGCTGCGGTTCGGTGCGACCGAGGCCGTCTCGCCCGACGAGTTCGCCGACGCCAAGCAGCGGATCACCGCGGGCGAGGGCTTCGACTACGTCTTCGAGGTCGTCGGCAAGTCCGCCACGGCCCGCACCGCGTACGAGCAGACCCGGCGCGGCGGCACCCTCTGCATCGTCGGCGCGGGCGCCATGGACGACAACTTCCAGGTCAACATGTTCGAGCTGTTCTTCGACGAGAAGCGGATCCTGCCCTCCATGTACGGGGGCGGGGACGTGCTCCGGTCGTACGAGCGGGCCATCGCCCTCTGGCGGGCCGGCCGTATCGACCTGGAGTCGATGATCACCCACCGGGTACGGCTCGACGGCATCAATGACGCCCTCGACCAGATGCGGACCGGCGAGTCGCTGCGTACCTGCATCGAGCTCTGA
- a CDS encoding MaoC/PaaZ C-terminal domain-containing protein: MPIDAEKALAAEPRTSHISWDHKDVQLYHLGIGAGARPDLADPAVDPGELSYTLESRLQVLPSFATVAGAGTAMAGGLSAPGVDIDLAAVLHGGQSVRVHRPLPVKGSAVTTTKVAAVYDKVKAAVLVLRTEAADEDGPLWTNDSQIFVRGEGGFGGERGPSERTAYPAIAGNHLVERPVRPDQALLYRLSGDWNPLHADPEFAAQAGFDRPILHGLCTYGMTLKAVTDTVLGGDATRIRSYRTRFAGVVFPGETLRIEMWTGGNEVRVEVRAAERKNAVVLSDTFVEHS; this comes from the coding sequence ATGCCCATTGATGCCGAAAAAGCTCTCGCTGCCGAACCCCGGACCAGCCACATCAGCTGGGACCACAAGGACGTCCAGCTCTACCACCTGGGGATCGGGGCGGGCGCCCGCCCCGATCTGGCCGACCCCGCCGTCGACCCCGGTGAGCTGAGCTACACGCTGGAGTCGCGGCTCCAGGTCCTGCCCTCCTTCGCCACGGTCGCGGGCGCCGGCACGGCCATGGCCGGCGGCCTCTCCGCACCCGGCGTCGACATCGACCTCGCGGCCGTCCTGCACGGCGGGCAGAGCGTACGGGTGCACCGGCCGCTCCCGGTGAAGGGCAGCGCCGTGACGACCACGAAGGTCGCCGCGGTGTACGACAAGGTCAAGGCGGCCGTGCTGGTGCTGCGTACCGAGGCCGCCGACGAGGACGGCCCGCTGTGGACCAACGACTCCCAGATCTTCGTCCGCGGCGAGGGCGGCTTCGGCGGCGAGCGGGGTCCGTCCGAGCGGACGGCCTACCCCGCCATCGCGGGCAACCACCTGGTGGAGCGTCCGGTCCGGCCGGACCAGGCGCTGCTCTACCGCCTCTCCGGGGACTGGAACCCGCTCCACGCCGACCCCGAGTTCGCCGCGCAGGCCGGCTTCGACCGGCCGATCCTGCACGGTCTGTGCACCTACGGCATGACGCTGAAGGCCGTCACCGACACGGTGCTCGGCGGCGACGCGACCCGTATCCGTTCCTACCGCACCCGGTTCGCCGGGGTCGTCTTCCCCGGCGAGACCCTCCGCATCGAGATGTGGACCGGCGGGAACGAGGTGCGGGTCGAGGTGAGGGCGGCGGAGCGGAAGAACGCCGTGGTCCTCAGCGACACCTTCGTCGAGCACTCCTGA
- a CDS encoding sensor histidine kinase produces MSRNRRADRKERRRLRKEGRRPGPPGPYALLPWLLMGLGSFSNLFQGETPNPWIGGIGLLAFNSLYVSVVFRGFVKEKRESPVSYVLLGAMAAITFGLAIGYGGSWLLFFPLLSLACGTILRHRWLAAGLLGLAVAACLIAVWRDDSTSTPWTLGYGTFISGAVTAAILTLSETVMELRATRQELARTAVEKERLRFSRDLHDLLGHTLSVIVVKSEAARRLAPRDMDAALSQVADIESVGRQALTEIREAVTGYREGSLATELDRARSALTAAGIEPSVRRSGPPLAPQTEALLGWVVREAVTNVVRHSTATTCVFVVEGTPGRVRLTVTDDGRTPAAPPTPGIGGTGLKGLTERLAVAGGSLEAGPGPAGGFVVTAELPADAPGEPGGNGSPAPGS; encoded by the coding sequence ATGTCCAGGAACCGAAGAGCGGACCGGAAGGAACGGCGCCGCCTGCGGAAGGAGGGCCGCCGCCCCGGCCCGCCGGGACCGTACGCGCTGCTGCCCTGGCTGCTGATGGGTCTGGGTTCCTTCTCCAACCTCTTCCAGGGCGAGACCCCCAATCCGTGGATCGGCGGGATCGGTCTGCTCGCCTTCAACTCCCTCTATGTCTCGGTGGTGTTCCGGGGCTTCGTCAAGGAGAAGCGCGAGAGCCCGGTGTCGTACGTCCTGCTGGGCGCGATGGCCGCCATCACCTTCGGGCTGGCGATCGGCTACGGCGGCAGCTGGCTGCTCTTCTTCCCGCTGCTCTCGCTCGCGTGCGGCACCATCCTGCGCCACCGCTGGCTCGCCGCCGGGCTGCTCGGCCTCGCCGTGGCGGCCTGCCTGATCGCGGTGTGGCGCGACGACAGCACATCGACACCGTGGACCCTGGGGTACGGGACGTTCATCTCGGGTGCGGTGACAGCCGCGATCCTCACCCTGTCGGAGACGGTGATGGAACTGCGCGCCACCCGGCAGGAACTGGCCCGTACCGCCGTCGAGAAGGAGCGGCTGCGCTTCTCCCGCGATCTGCACGACCTGCTGGGCCACACGCTCTCGGTGATCGTCGTCAAGTCGGAGGCGGCGCGCAGGCTCGCCCCGCGCGACATGGACGCGGCGCTCTCGCAGGTCGCCGACATCGAGTCCGTCGGCCGGCAGGCGCTCACCGAGATCCGCGAGGCGGTCACCGGCTACCGCGAGGGCAGCCTGGCCACCGAGCTCGACCGGGCCAGGTCCGCGCTGACCGCCGCCGGCATCGAACCCTCGGTCCGCCGCTCGGGCCCCCCGCTCGCACCGCAGACGGAGGCGCTGCTGGGCTGGGTGGTGCGGGAAGCCGTCACCAACGTCGTCCGCCACTCCACCGCGACCACGTGCGTGTTCGTCGTCGAAGGCACGCCCGGCCGGGTCCGCCTCACGGTCACGGACGACGGCCGGACCCCGGCCGCCCCGCCCACCCCGGGCATCGGCGGCACCGGCCTGAAGGGCCTCACCGAACGCCTCGCGGTGGCCGGCGGCTCGCTGGAAGCGGGGCCCGGACCGGCAGGCGGCTTCGTGGTGACGGCTGAGCTTCCGGCGGATGCCCCCGGAGAACCCGGTGGGAACGGCTCGCCCGCACCGGGCTCGTGA